From Bacillus pumilus, one genomic window encodes:
- the trpB gene encoding tryptophan synthase subunit beta yields MYAYPNELGRYGEFGGKFVPETLMQPLEEIEQAFNELKEDPAFEQEYLSLLQNYSGRPTALTYADQLSAYLGGAKIYLKREDLNHTGAHKINNALGQALLAKKMGKSNIIAETGAGQHGVAAATVAAKFGLSCTVFMGKEDVERQSLNVFRMKLLGAEVIPVTSGNGTLKDATNEAIRYWVQHCSDHFYMIGSVVGPHPYPQIVSEFQRMIGDEAKEQILKKEGRLPHKVIACVGGGSNAIGMYRAFLDEEIDIIGVEAAGKGIDTPLHAATITKGTKGVIHGSLTYLIQDEFGQIIEPYSISAGLDYPGIGPEHAYLHASGRVQYVSATDQEALDALKLLTEKEGILPAIESAHALAKAFEMSRTMNEDEIVLVCLSGRGDKDVHTLMNVLESEGKTK; encoded by the coding sequence ATGTACGCATATCCAAATGAGCTTGGCAGATATGGAGAATTTGGAGGGAAATTTGTTCCTGAGACGCTCATGCAGCCGCTCGAAGAAATCGAACAAGCATTTAACGAATTAAAAGAAGACCCTGCTTTTGAGCAAGAGTATCTTTCCCTTTTGCAAAACTATTCAGGCAGACCGACTGCGCTGACATATGCTGATCAATTGTCAGCATACCTCGGCGGCGCAAAAATCTATTTAAAAAGAGAAGATTTAAACCATACAGGCGCTCATAAAATCAACAATGCACTTGGGCAGGCCCTGCTCGCAAAAAAAATGGGGAAATCGAACATCATTGCGGAAACAGGCGCAGGACAGCACGGAGTAGCAGCTGCAACGGTGGCCGCAAAATTTGGATTATCCTGCACAGTATTTATGGGAAAAGAGGATGTGGAAAGACAATCACTCAATGTATTCCGAATGAAGCTCCTTGGCGCTGAGGTTATACCTGTCACAAGCGGGAACGGCACATTAAAAGATGCAACCAACGAAGCGATTCGTTACTGGGTCCAGCACTGCAGTGATCATTTCTATATGATCGGCTCAGTTGTAGGACCTCACCCGTATCCCCAAATCGTCAGTGAGTTCCAACGGATGATTGGTGATGAAGCAAAAGAGCAGATACTTAAAAAAGAAGGCAGGCTCCCACATAAAGTCATTGCTTGTGTCGGCGGCGGAAGTAATGCCATTGGAATGTACCGAGCGTTTTTAGATGAAGAGATTGATATTATTGGTGTAGAAGCCGCTGGAAAAGGAATCGATACGCCGCTTCATGCAGCAACCATTACGAAGGGGACAAAAGGGGTCATTCATGGATCTTTGACATATTTAATCCAAGACGAATTTGGCCAAATTATTGAGCCCTATTCCATTTCAGCTGGTTTAGATTATCCTGGGATCGGGCCAGAGCACGCATATTTACATGCGAGCGGCCGGGTTCAATATGTGAGTGCTACAGATCAAGAAGCACTGGATGCGCTAAAGCTGCTGACGGAAAAGGAAGGAATCCTGCCAGCGATTGAATCAGCACACGCTTTAGCCAAGGCGTTTGAGATGAGCAGGACGATGAATGAAGATGAAATCGTCCTTGTCTGCCTGTCAGGAAGAGGAGATAAGGATGTGCATACATTAATGAATGTGCTTGAAAGTGAGGGCAAAACCAAATGA
- a CDS encoding phosphoribosylanthranilate isomerase yields the protein MKPFLKYCGAVSQEDVDCIAQSQADAIGFIFAPSKRQVDPEQVKQWLTESQCEKEITGVFVNEKIQKVCDITKHIPLDIVQLHGDETREDAKEIKQQTGAIVWKVFHHEPDVKETLDKMTAFAPFVDGFLIDAKVKGMRGGSGTAFTWEAVPVYIQQAKRLEKTCIIAGGITPETLPELLAYGPKAIDLSSGIEENGNKSSAKIKALEERMLNDVRISK from the coding sequence ATGAAGCCTTTTTTAAAATATTGCGGGGCGGTATCACAAGAAGATGTAGATTGCATTGCGCAATCTCAAGCAGATGCGATCGGGTTTATTTTTGCTCCAAGTAAAAGACAAGTCGATCCAGAACAAGTGAAACAATGGCTCACCGAGTCGCAGTGCGAGAAAGAGATTACTGGTGTATTTGTAAATGAAAAAATCCAAAAAGTGTGTGACATCACAAAGCATATTCCTTTAGATATCGTGCAGCTGCATGGAGATGAAACACGAGAGGATGCAAAAGAAATAAAACAACAAACAGGAGCGATTGTGTGGAAAGTCTTTCACCACGAGCCCGATGTAAAAGAAACACTCGATAAAATGACGGCATTTGCGCCGTTTGTCGATGGCTTCCTCATTGATGCGAAAGTAAAAGGGATGAGAGGTGGTTCTGGCACAGCTTTTACATGGGAAGCGGTACCTGTATACATTCAGCAGGCAAAACGACTGGAGAAAACATGTATCATTGCAGGCGGAATAACACCAGAAACGCTGCCAGAGCTGCTTGCCTATGGCCCAAAAGCGATCGATCTTTCAAGCGGCATAGAAGAAAACGGGAATAAAAGCAGCGCTAAGATCAAAGCGCTCGAAGAAAGGATGTTAAACGATGTACGCATATCCAAATGA
- the trpC gene encoding indole-3-glycerol phosphate synthase TrpC: MLNQIIARKKEHIQTLQLPVDGDFERRSFKEALMNPHRSIGLIAEVKKASPSKGIIQPNFDPLQTAKAYEKSNADCLSVLTDEPFFQGKNEYLSLIKEHVARPILRKDFIIDSIQIEESRRIGADAILLIGEVLEPQQLHELYAEAKEKGLDILVEVHAADTLENILNIFTPEIIGVNNRNLKTFKTTVEQTKEIAPLVPKEVLLVSESGIQTFDDLTFVKKHGASAVLVGESLMREPSQEKAVQTLFGE; this comes from the coding sequence ATGCTTAATCAAATCATTGCACGCAAAAAAGAACATATTCAAACGTTGCAGTTACCTGTGGATGGAGACTTTGAAAGACGATCATTTAAAGAAGCGCTCATGAACCCTCACCGCTCGATTGGTCTAATTGCTGAGGTGAAAAAGGCATCTCCTTCTAAAGGAATCATTCAGCCGAATTTTGATCCTCTGCAAACAGCAAAAGCATACGAAAAATCAAATGCTGATTGCTTATCTGTCTTAACAGATGAACCATTTTTTCAAGGGAAGAACGAGTATCTTTCCTTAATTAAAGAACACGTCGCACGTCCAATTTTAAGAAAAGACTTTATCATCGACTCCATACAGATAGAAGAGTCAAGACGTATCGGTGCAGATGCAATTTTATTAATTGGAGAAGTACTTGAACCGCAACAGCTGCATGAGCTCTATGCTGAAGCGAAGGAAAAAGGACTAGATATTCTTGTCGAAGTTCATGCAGCAGATACACTGGAAAATATCTTAAACATATTCACCCCTGAAATCATTGGAGTGAATAACCGAAATTTAAAGACATTTAAAACAACAGTTGAACAAACAAAAGAGATTGCACCACTTGTTCCAAAGGAGGTCTTACTAGTGAGTGAAAGCGGTATTCAGACATTTGATGATCTGACCTTTGTCAAAAAACATGGAGCGAGTGCTGTCCTTGTAGGTGAATCATTAATGAGAGAACCATCACAAGAAAAAGCCGTTCAGACGTTATTTGGAGAATGA
- the trpD gene encoding anthranilate phosphoribosyltransferase produces MNQRLSALVNGGFLSENEAHRLMHDMMSGSLTDSEVAASLSILAHRGETAEEMTGFVRAVRQKAAPAERSLDVVDTCGTGGDGLSTFNISTAAAIVASAAGAKIAKHGNRSVSSKSGSADVLECLGIHIQSTPEETRRQIQDKNMGFLFAPLYHSSMKQVAAVRKQLGFRTVFNLLGPLCHPMQAKKQIIGVYSKEKAKLMAKALAPLEPEHVLFVSGEDGLDELTITANSYVIELKKGTMTEYTLNPEDFGLEKGYLSDIQVQSPEESAKLIQNILNHQTGGAPLHITALNAGAALYVAGKSESLMAGTLKALETIKNGTAKEQLARLKQKKKEEEIYA; encoded by the coding sequence ATGAATCAGCGACTTTCAGCTCTTGTTAACGGAGGCTTCCTATCAGAAAATGAAGCCCATAGGCTAATGCATGATATGATGAGCGGATCTTTAACAGACTCTGAAGTCGCTGCAAGTCTATCGATTTTAGCGCACAGAGGAGAAACCGCTGAAGAAATGACAGGCTTCGTGAGGGCCGTGCGGCAAAAGGCAGCACCAGCGGAAAGATCGCTCGATGTCGTTGACACATGCGGTACAGGAGGCGATGGACTCTCTACATTTAATATATCAACTGCAGCTGCCATTGTGGCTTCCGCCGCTGGTGCTAAAATCGCAAAACACGGAAATCGTTCAGTCTCTTCTAAAAGCGGAAGTGCCGACGTGCTAGAGTGTCTTGGCATTCACATTCAATCCACTCCAGAAGAAACGAGAAGACAAATACAAGACAAAAACATGGGCTTTTTATTTGCACCACTGTACCATTCATCGATGAAACAAGTAGCAGCAGTCCGCAAGCAGCTCGGCTTCCGGACGGTATTTAATCTATTAGGACCGCTTTGCCACCCGATGCAAGCCAAAAAGCAAATCATCGGTGTGTACTCAAAGGAAAAGGCAAAATTAATGGCGAAAGCCCTTGCCCCATTAGAGCCAGAACATGTCCTGTTTGTGAGCGGGGAAGACGGGCTGGATGAATTAACGATTACAGCAAATTCATATGTGATTGAACTCAAAAAAGGTACCATGACAGAATATACGCTAAACCCGGAAGACTTTGGACTGGAAAAAGGATACTTATCAGATATTCAGGTCCAATCACCGGAAGAGAGCGCAAAATTGATTCAGAATATATTGAATCATCAAACAGGAGGGGCGCCGCTTCATATTACAGCTCTGAATGCCGGGGCGGCTTTATATGTCGCAGGCAAGTCAGAAAGCCTCATGGCAGGAACATTAAAAGCGTTAGAAACGATTAAAAACGGCACAGCCAAAGAACAATTGGCTCGTTTAAAACAAAAAAAGAAAGAGGAAGAGATCTATGCTTAA
- the trpE gene encoding anthranilate synthase component I: protein MNSQSNLTQFLRDSESHKTIPIVETITVDTLSPIQIVEKLKQDIVYLLESRDESSSWSRYSFIGLHPFLTLHDDQNQYIARDDAGQEVMKKQELKDLLDWMKEQYQIKTPDVDIPFTGGAVGYLSYDLIPSIEPSVRPHLSASTTDNCTLFVCQTMIAFDHETNHVHFIQYTQLTGNETEDEKIRAYKENQKRLEQMIHKLHTKVDMKELILSGNMNESPSFEHVTSTYEKTQFLKDVEKIKEYIRAGDIFQGVLSQRFDIPVSVSSFELYRVLRIVNPSPYMYFMKLKDRDLVGSSPERLIHAKNGHLEIHPIAGTRKRGTTKEEDAALARELLEDEKEKAEHYMLVDLARNDVGRVAEYGSVSVPTFTKVVNFSHVMHIISIVTGKLKQDTHPVDALMSAFPAGTLTGAPKIRAMQLLNEMEPEPRETYGGCIAYIGFDGNIDSCITIRTMSIKDQTASIQAGAGIVADSVPENEWEETCNKAGALLKAIQLAEHIFSEKESVQDESATFSSC, encoded by the coding sequence ATGAATTCCCAATCAAACCTGACCCAATTTTTAAGGGACAGCGAGTCCCACAAAACAATCCCGATTGTTGAAACCATTACAGTTGATACGCTCTCACCGATTCAAATTGTCGAAAAACTCAAGCAAGATATTGTGTATCTGCTAGAAAGCAGAGACGAGTCTTCTAGCTGGTCGAGATATTCCTTCATCGGATTACATCCTTTTTTAACCTTACATGATGACCAAAACCAATATATTGCACGTGACGATGCAGGGCAGGAAGTCATGAAAAAGCAAGAACTGAAAGACTTACTAGACTGGATGAAAGAGCAATACCAAATCAAGACACCAGATGTTGACATCCCATTTACAGGCGGGGCAGTTGGGTACTTAAGTTACGATCTTATTCCAAGCATTGAACCTTCTGTCAGGCCTCACCTGAGCGCATCGACGACAGACAATTGTACTCTATTTGTCTGCCAAACGATGATTGCCTTTGATCATGAAACGAATCATGTTCATTTTATCCAATACACCCAGCTAACCGGAAATGAAACAGAAGACGAAAAAATACGAGCTTACAAAGAAAATCAAAAGCGGCTTGAACAGATGATTCACAAGCTCCATACAAAGGTCGATATGAAAGAACTGATTTTATCAGGGAATATGAACGAATCACCGTCCTTTGAACATGTGACATCAACCTATGAAAAAACACAATTTCTAAAGGACGTAGAAAAAATCAAAGAATACATTCGAGCGGGTGATATTTTTCAAGGCGTACTCTCACAGCGCTTTGATATCCCAGTGTCAGTGAGTTCATTTGAATTATACCGTGTGCTTCGCATTGTGAATCCATCTCCATACATGTATTTTATGAAATTAAAAGACCGTGATTTAGTCGGAAGCTCGCCAGAACGATTAATCCATGCCAAAAATGGGCACTTAGAAATTCACCCCATTGCAGGCACAAGAAAACGAGGAACAACAAAAGAAGAGGACGCTGCGCTTGCAAGAGAGCTGTTAGAGGATGAGAAAGAAAAAGCAGAACATTACATGTTAGTAGATCTAGCCAGAAATGATGTCGGCCGCGTAGCAGAATACGGCAGCGTGTCCGTACCGACCTTTACAAAAGTTGTGAACTTTTCACATGTCATGCACATCATCTCCATTGTGACAGGGAAGCTAAAGCAGGATACACACCCAGTCGATGCGCTCATGTCCGCTTTTCCTGCAGGCACATTAACAGGGGCACCGAAAATAAGAGCGATGCAATTATTAAATGAAATGGAGCCTGAGCCAAGGGAAACGTATGGCGGCTGTATTGCCTATATTGGGTTCGACGGCAATATCGACTCTTGTATTACCATTCGCACCATGAGCATCAAAGATCAGACCGCTTCCATACAAGCAGGCGCTGGCATTGTCGCAGATTCTGTTCCAGAAAATGAATGGGAAGAGACTTGTAACAAGGCAGGAGCGCTTCTGAAGGCCATTCAGCTTGCTGAACATATTTTCTCAGAAAAGGAGAGTGTGCAGGATGAATCAGCGACTTTCAGCTCTTGTTAA
- the aroH gene encoding chorismate mutase has translation MMFRGIRGATTVTEDTETEVLNKTKQLLEAIISRNQVDPERVVQILISATQDIHSVFPAKALRQFEGWTYVPVTCMQELDIQGGLKHCIRVLMTVQTDTKQEDVQHVYLEEAVTLRPDLQLTKNKEL, from the coding sequence ATGATGTTTCGCGGGATACGTGGAGCTACAACTGTGACAGAAGATACAGAAACAGAAGTGTTAAACAAAACGAAACAGCTGCTAGAAGCGATTATTTCAAGAAATCAAGTAGATCCAGAACGTGTCGTGCAGATCTTAATTTCAGCTACACAAGATATTCACTCCGTTTTTCCGGCAAAAGCCCTTCGTCAGTTTGAAGGATGGACGTATGTGCCTGTTACTTGTATGCAGGAGCTGGACATTCAAGGCGGTCTAAAGCATTGCATTCGCGTTTTAATGACGGTCCAAACAGACACAAAGCAGGAAGATGTGCAGCATGTGTACTTGGAAGAAGCTGTGACGCTTCGCCCTGATTTACAGTTGACAAAAAACAAGGAATTATAA
- the aroB gene encoding 3-dehydroquinate synthase, translating to MKTLEVKTSSATYPVYIGDGIKRNIVDLMTSTGHSYTKLLIVTDTAVDAIYGDEMVRLLKQKWSVHKVVVPSGEQSKSFAEFEHIHTKAIQFQLDRSSCIIALGGGVIGDLAGFVAASYMRGIDFIQVPTTLLAHDSAVGGKTGINHPLGKNLIGAFHQPKAVIYDTSMLETLSQIELRSGFAEVIKHALISSEDFLSELMSIRSLAECSKSELAHMLYQGIQVKASIVQKDEREQGVRAFLNLGHTLGHAIEAEYGYGVITHGDAIAIGMQFALYVSEKKLGLSLNRMELKNWMKELGFPVQVTQNISTKTFVDRMIGDKKARGGTVQFVLLKQVGDAVLQSFTKDELHHWLEEWKREEGCL from the coding sequence ATGAAAACACTGGAAGTTAAGACGTCTTCAGCCACTTATCCTGTATACATCGGTGATGGGATTAAACGCAATATCGTCGACTTGATGACTTCCACGGGGCATTCCTATACGAAGCTCCTAATCGTTACAGATACAGCTGTTGATGCCATTTACGGTGATGAAATGGTTCGATTACTTAAGCAGAAGTGGTCTGTGCATAAAGTGGTTGTGCCAAGCGGAGAGCAGTCGAAATCTTTTGCTGAGTTTGAGCATATTCATACGAAGGCCATTCAGTTTCAGCTGGATCGCTCCTCGTGCATCATTGCGCTGGGAGGAGGCGTAATTGGGGATTTGGCTGGCTTTGTTGCTGCTAGTTATATGAGAGGCATTGATTTTATTCAAGTTCCGACGACGCTGCTGGCACATGACAGTGCAGTTGGCGGGAAAACAGGGATTAACCACCCGCTCGGTAAAAATTTAATCGGTGCATTTCATCAGCCGAAAGCTGTGATCTATGATACGAGTATGCTTGAGACACTATCTCAAATTGAATTGAGGTCAGGCTTTGCTGAGGTCATCAAACATGCCCTCATTTCAAGTGAAGACTTTTTATCAGAACTGATGTCCATTCGTTCTTTGGCGGAATGTTCAAAGAGCGAGCTGGCACATATGCTGTATCAAGGGATTCAAGTCAAAGCGTCGATTGTTCAAAAAGACGAAAGAGAACAAGGCGTGCGTGCATTTTTGAATTTAGGTCATACACTTGGGCACGCCATTGAAGCAGAGTATGGATACGGCGTTATCACGCACGGAGATGCTATTGCAATCGGCATGCAGTTTGCGCTATATGTGAGCGAAAAGAAGCTGGGACTCAGCCTCAATCGGATGGAACTAAAAAATTGGATGAAAGAACTCGGATTCCCGGTACAAGTCACTCAAAACATTTCCACGAAAACATTTGTTGACCGAATGATTGGTGATAAAAAGGCAAGAGGCGGAACCGTTCAATTTGTTTTATTAAAACAGGTTGGAGACGCTGTCTTGCAGTCTTTCACAAAAGATGAGCTGCATCACTGGCTCGAAGAATGGAAACGGGAGGAGGGATGTCTATGA
- the aroC gene encoding chorismate synthase, with the protein MRYLTAGESHGPQLTTIIEGVPAGLYIEQDDINYELARRQKGHGRGRRMQIEKDQAKVLSGVRHGKTLGSPIALVVENNDWKHWTKVMGAEPITEEEESEMKRQISRPRPGHADLNGAIKYGHRDMRNVLERSSARETTVRVAAGAVAKQILAHLGIKVAGHVLEIGGVKAANTTYKSIEDLQKVTEESPVRCYDSEAGQKMMDAIDEAKKNGDSIGGIVEVIVEGMPVGVGSYVHYDRKLDSKLAGAVLSINAFKGVEFGIGFEAASKNGSEVHDEIIWDEEKGYTRKTNRLGGLEGGMSTGMPIVVRGVMKPIPTLYKPLQSVDIETKEPFSASIERSDSCAVPAASVVAEAVVAWEIANAVVEQFGLDQIDRIKENVEKMRQLQREF; encoded by the coding sequence ATGAGATACTTAACAGCAGGTGAATCACATGGTCCACAATTGACCACAATTATTGAAGGCGTTCCAGCGGGACTTTACATAGAGCAGGATGACATCAATTATGAATTGGCTAGAAGACAAAAAGGTCACGGCCGCGGGCGAAGAATGCAGATTGAAAAAGACCAAGCGAAAGTGTTAAGTGGTGTTCGCCACGGGAAAACATTAGGTTCTCCTATTGCACTTGTCGTTGAAAACAACGACTGGAAGCATTGGACAAAGGTGATGGGGGCAGAGCCGATCACAGAAGAAGAAGAGAGTGAAATGAAGCGTCAAATTTCACGCCCTAGACCAGGACATGCGGATTTAAATGGTGCGATTAAATATGGACATCGTGATATGCGAAACGTATTAGAGCGTTCATCAGCCCGCGAGACAACCGTTCGCGTAGCAGCAGGCGCAGTCGCCAAACAAATCTTGGCTCATCTAGGAATCAAGGTAGCTGGCCACGTTCTTGAAATTGGCGGAGTGAAAGCAGCTAATACGACATATAAATCGATTGAAGATTTGCAAAAGGTAACGGAAGAGTCGCCTGTTCGCTGCTACGACAGTGAAGCAGGTCAAAAAATGATGGATGCCATTGATGAAGCGAAGAAAAACGGTGATTCAATTGGCGGAATTGTTGAAGTCATCGTTGAAGGAATGCCGGTTGGAGTCGGAAGCTATGTTCACTATGACCGCAAATTAGACAGCAAGCTTGCAGGTGCTGTTCTGAGTATCAACGCTTTTAAAGGGGTTGAATTCGGTATCGGCTTCGAGGCGGCTTCTAAAAATGGCAGTGAGGTCCATGATGAAATCATCTGGGATGAAGAAAAGGGCTATACGAGAAAAACAAATCGCTTAGGCGGTCTTGAAGGCGGAATGTCAACTGGTATGCCAATTGTCGTAAGAGGGGTCATGAAACCAATCCCAACGCTTTATAAACCGCTTCAAAGCGTTGACATTGAAACAAAAGAACCTTTCTCCGCAAGTATTGAACGTTCTGACAGCTGTGCTGTTCCTGCCGCAAGTGTTGTCGCAGAAGCAGTCGTGGCTTGGGAAATTGCCAATGCTGTTGTTGAGCAGTTTGGTCTTGATCAAATCGACCGCATTAAAGAAAATGTTGAAAAAATGCGCCAGCTTCAGAGGGAATTTTAA
- a CDS encoding CheR family methyltransferase, which yields MDQYQVFVGKWKKLTGVDLNLYKEAQMKRRLTSLYDKKGYRDFEAFAAALEKDRALLDETMDRMTINVSEFYRNYQRWEVLDQKILPLLSKNSGTLKIWSAACSTGEEPYTLSMLLSSHPLVKDFQIIATDIDDKVLQSAQKGRYHERSLQEVPDQIKQKYFTKEDSSFYTVKDEVRKHIQFKKHNLLADPYEKQLDLIVCRNVLIYFTEEAKEEIYMKMSSSLKPNGVLFVGSTEQIFHPEKFGLTSADTFFYQKKGL from the coding sequence ATGGATCAATATCAAGTATTTGTCGGAAAATGGAAAAAACTAACCGGGGTGGATCTGAATTTATATAAAGAAGCACAAATGAAACGAAGATTAACATCACTTTATGATAAAAAAGGATATAGAGATTTTGAAGCATTCGCGGCTGCCCTTGAAAAAGATAGAGCACTATTAGATGAGACGATGGATCGAATGACGATCAATGTGTCAGAATTTTACCGAAACTATCAGCGCTGGGAAGTGCTTGACCAAAAAATTCTTCCGCTGCTTTCGAAAAACAGCGGCACCCTAAAAATATGGAGTGCAGCATGTTCGACAGGAGAGGAGCCGTATACACTCTCAATGCTTCTATCAAGCCATCCGCTTGTGAAGGACTTCCAAATTATTGCAACTGATATTGATGATAAAGTTCTGCAATCAGCTCAAAAAGGAAGATATCATGAACGATCATTGCAAGAGGTACCAGATCAAATCAAGCAAAAATATTTCACAAAAGAAGATTCTTCATTTTACACTGTGAAGGATGAGGTGCGAAAGCACATTCAATTTAAGAAGCACAACCTTTTAGCAGATCCTTATGAAAAACAGCTTGATCTTATCGTGTGCCGAAATGTCCTCATTTACTTTACAGAAGAGGCAAAAGAAGAAATTTACATGAAAATGAGCAGCAGTTTAAAACCAAATGGCGTATTATTTGTTGGTTCTACTGAACAAATTTTTCACCCAGAAAAGTTTGGACTGACATCTGCTGATACTTTCTTTTATCAAAAGAAGGGGTTGTAG